The Salegentibacter sp. Hel_I_6 region CCTGCCCAGCCAGATGACAAACGCTGGTTCAGGAATTACAACTTTAATAACGCCGTGTATAATGTAGGGATCAATTATCCTTTCTAAGCCAACATATTTTCTTATTTTTGTAGTTCTAATTCAACTAAAATTATGAGTCACAACATTAAACCAGGCGTAGCCACAGGAAAAGAAGTACAGGAAATATTTAATTATGCCAAGAAAAAAGGCTTTGCCCTTCCAGCTGTAAACGTAATAAGTTCCAGCAGCATGAATGCAGTAATGGAAACTGCAGCAGAACTAAATTCACCCGTTATTATTCAATTCTCAAATGGAGGTGGCCAGTTTAACGCTGGAAAAGGACTTTCAAACGATAATGAAAAAGCAGCGATCGCTGGATCTATTGCAGGTGCAAGACATATTCACGAACTTGCTGAAGCTTACGGTGCAGTAGTAATTTTACATACAGACCACTGTGCGAAAAAATTATTACCCTGGATAGATGGTTTACTGGATGCCAGTGAAAAACATTTCGAGCAATTTGGAAAACCACTATACAGCTCGCATATGATAGATCTTTCAGAAGAGCCTCTTGAGGAAAACATTGCAACCTGCAAGAAGTATCTTGAAAGAATGAGTAAAATGGGAATGACACTTGAAATTGAACTTGGTGTTACAGGTGGTGAAGAAGACGGTGTTGATAATACTGATATCGACTCTTCAAAATTATATACTCAACCAGAAGAAGTGGCCTATGCTTATGAAGAATTAAGCAAAGTAAGCGACCAGTTTACTATCGCTGCCGCTTTTGGAAATGTACACGGAGTTTATAAGCCAGGTAACGTAAAACTTACCCCGGTAATTCTTAAGAATTCTCAAGAACACATTACTAAAAAATACGGTGTAGAAGAAAATCATATTGACTTTGTATTTCATGGAGGTAGTGGTTCTACGGTTGAAGAAATTCGCGAAGGAATTAGCTACGGAGTAATTAAAATGAATATTGATACCGATCTTCAATACGCTTACCTTGAAGGTATTCGTGATTATATGGGAGAAAAGAAAGATTATCTTGCTGCTCAAATTGGTAATCCTGAAGGTGATGGCGTACCAAATAAAAAATATTACGACCCAAGAAAATGGTTGCGTGAAGGTGAATTAACTTTTAAAGCCCGACTTAAAAAGGCATTTGAAGACCTTAACAACGTAAACACTTTATAGAATTAATTTTTGGAACAGCTGGAGTTTTTAAATTCCGGCTGTTTTTATTTTAAGTAAAACATTCGGTTTATTAAAGAAATGAACTGAAACCTGAAACCTGAAAATAAATGGCTTGGTTTAAAAGAACACAAAAAGGAATTCAAACACCCACGGAACATAAAAAAGATGTTCCTAAAGGGCTTTGGTATAAATCCCCAACCGGCAAGATTGTAGATGCTGAACAATTAGAAAGCAATTTTTATGTAAGCCCTGAAGATGGTTATCACGTAAGAATTGGCAGTAAAGAATATTTCAAGATCCTTTTTGACGATAATGAATTCAAGGAACTGGATAAAGACATGACTTCCAAAGATCCTTTGAATTTCAAGGACACAAAAAAGTACACCGATCGTTTAAATGCAGCCCAGGAAAAAACAGAACTTAAAGATGCGGTTCGCACCGCTGTTGGAAAGTCTAAAGGAAAAGATCTGGTAATTGCATGTATGGATTTTAGGTTTATTGGAGGTTCTATGGGATCTGTAGTAGGCGAGAAAATTGCACGTGCAGCAGATTATGCACTAAAAAATCAAATTCCACTAATGGTTATTTCCAAATCTGGTGGAGCTAGAATGCAGGAAGCAGCCTTATCCTTAATGCAATTAGCTAAAACCTCGGTTAGACTGGCACAACTTGCAGAAGCAAGAATTCCTTATATCTCTTTAGCAACAGATCCTACAACTGGAGGAACTACGGCTTCTTTTGCAATGCTTGGCGATATTAATATTTCAGAACCAGGAGCTTTAATTGGTTTTGCAGGACCAAGAGTAGTAAAAGATACTACCGGAAAAGACCTGCCAAAAGACTTTCAAACTTCAGAATTTCTTAAAGAAAAAGGGTTTTTAGATTTTATAACTAAAAGATCTGAACTTAAAAATAAAGTGAACCTGTATTTGGATCTTATTCAGAATCAACCAGTAAGGGCTTAAAAAAATATTTTCTTTCCGTAGGTAATTATATAGAAAGTAGTATCTTTGCCGACTGATGGAAAAACTGTCAATACATAAAAATCATTAAAATTAATATTGGAATGTATTTAGCCAAAGAAAGAAAAGAAGAAATTTTTGAGAAGCACGGAAAAAGTAAAACCGACACCGGTTCTGCTGAAGGACAAATTGCTTTGTTCACTTACCGAATCTCTCACCTTTCAGATCACTTAAAAAAGAATCGTAAAGACTACAACTCAGAGCGTTCTTTGGTAATGTTGGTTGGTAAAAGAAGGAGCTTGCTTGATTACTTAATGAAGAAAGATATTATGAGATATCGTGCGATCGTTAAAGAGTTAGGATTAAGAAAATAAATTTCAAAG contains the following coding sequences:
- the fbaA gene encoding class II fructose-bisphosphate aldolase, giving the protein MSHNIKPGVATGKEVQEIFNYAKKKGFALPAVNVISSSSMNAVMETAAELNSPVIIQFSNGGGQFNAGKGLSNDNEKAAIAGSIAGARHIHELAEAYGAVVILHTDHCAKKLLPWIDGLLDASEKHFEQFGKPLYSSHMIDLSEEPLEENIATCKKYLERMSKMGMTLEIELGVTGGEEDGVDNTDIDSSKLYTQPEEVAYAYEELSKVSDQFTIAAAFGNVHGVYKPGNVKLTPVILKNSQEHITKKYGVEENHIDFVFHGGSGSTVEEIREGISYGVIKMNIDTDLQYAYLEGIRDYMGEKKDYLAAQIGNPEGDGVPNKKYYDPRKWLREGELTFKARLKKAFEDLNNVNTL
- the accD gene encoding acetyl-CoA carboxylase, carboxyltransferase subunit beta encodes the protein MAWFKRTQKGIQTPTEHKKDVPKGLWYKSPTGKIVDAEQLESNFYVSPEDGYHVRIGSKEYFKILFDDNEFKELDKDMTSKDPLNFKDTKKYTDRLNAAQEKTELKDAVRTAVGKSKGKDLVIACMDFRFIGGSMGSVVGEKIARAADYALKNQIPLMVISKSGGARMQEAALSLMQLAKTSVRLAQLAEARIPYISLATDPTTGGTTASFAMLGDINISEPGALIGFAGPRVVKDTTGKDLPKDFQTSEFLKEKGFLDFITKRSELKNKVNLYLDLIQNQPVRA
- the rpsO gene encoding 30S ribosomal protein S15, which gives rise to MYLAKERKEEIFEKHGKSKTDTGSAEGQIALFTYRISHLSDHLKKNRKDYNSERSLVMLVGKRRSLLDYLMKKDIMRYRAIVKELGLRK